Genomic segment of Populus trichocarpa isolate Nisqually-1 chromosome 12, P.trichocarpa_v4.1, whole genome shotgun sequence:
TGCTGCAGTGGTGTGAGAGAGGTTGGTTTATGGTGTGTTTGAGAGtactttttattcttcttctgattgcttttcaaaaggGTTTTTGGCTTTAAAGACATAAGATAAATTTTTAGTGCTTTATAATGGTTttgatgtgaaaaaataaaaaaaattattttgatgcattttcaagagaaaaactattttaaaaaatactttgcactgcaataccaaacacacagtTAATGGACTAGTACAATGATTGTGATTGGTGAGGCTGGTTTGGTAAGGGGTCTATCATACAATTGTTGGTTAGGTCTGTGTTAGGTGAAGACTGCTACTATGTTTTGTTGGAGAGAtggtaagagagagagagagttgatgTTCGATCAAAAAAAGAATGGAAAGATATGGACTATCTATTggtttattagttattattgtAGTTTTGACtgagaaaaagagaagggatAAGGAGAGTTGTAAACAATCCActttttgtaataaaaagaagaaagaattatGGTGCTTTACTGTTTATATTAACAGTGGAGCACtattaaattttctaatttgtttagaTGTTTTAGGTAATTTCCATTATGATTAACAAttattctatattttaatttatttgaattccTGATATACATTTTTACTTAGATATTAGTATTATGCATATAAACATTTGAAGTGAACATGTTATGTTGTTTGAATTTTAATCTTAGGTATTGTAtggtaataaataataaaatggtgaaaatgagaatgaaagtttttatatttactttacatgtatttgaatgaaaaaattaaaatgagaatgtaaatgataatgaaaattaaatagcGTGTGAttcctacacacacacacaaaacatttattttataacaattattatcatcattactaCTTCAACTACTACAACCACCAACAATATTAACGAAGATgatactatttttatataaaaatatatatagttaattataattattacacCACCTTCCTCTTCATATCTTTTCCATTGCCATCACTTTCTTCTATGCCAcctctcattattattattttttaaatatattatttttattgttatattattattactacaatTATTTACTCTTGCTCTTTATTAACCGccactattatttttattatttttatcatcactattatataataaaatcattttttaattactattcaTTCTCGTATTAAAACTAAAAgcattaagatttttaaatttcatttcaattctttgttgttattcaaaacactattaaaattaagatgttattcttattttttaatttttatttcgtTTTGCATCTTTCTACCATACCTTGGAACTTTTATAATGATGGATGCAAACAATGATGGAGATTTACAATCCTAACATGCAAAATATTAATACcttagaattaatttattttctgtaatTCTTTCAATACAATTTTGTTTCCAAATAACTCTCGGTTATAaatcttgaaattatttatttttatatttttttcttgtagctTGTTATATGAGAACTTTACTTTATGATGTTggttaatttatgaatttgaatttttagagtttttatggCTTAAtatatggatttttattttttattattaaaattcatgaaTGGAGAATTGGAgatgtattaatttttatattttaatgttttaggatataatttaatatggtttttgtaataataattaaaagaagggATCGGGTTGAATACTCAacggattaaaaaaaacattaatattaattaatgtgagtataataataaaatatctaaatattcatacattatattatataaaaaatagaataaagcatgctctttaattaaaaatatattaataatatttttttatatttttatataaatacattgaaatcatttaaaaatacaaaaataatttaaaaatcatttttaaaaaacatgtttaccaCCAAAACAAATACTCGAGGACTTCAAATATAATTACATTTCCCGCCTCAACTACACTAGCATGCTATTCCGCCACATACTCCTCCACCACAGCCGCCGTTTCTCCTCCTCTGCTGCAATAACTCCTCCCTTAATCACTCCTACACTCCTCAAACAATGCAATTCAGTTTCTCAGGTAAACCTTATCCACCAACAAACACTTGTCCAAGGCCTAATTACCCATTTCTCCACCAATCTCATTTCCACTTACATTGCTATCAGTTCTCCTTCCCATGCCCTCTCCCTCCTCCAAAACCTCACTCCCTCTCCTTCCGCTGTCTACTTCTGGAATGCACTGATTCGCTGTTCCATCCGACCCGGACTTTTGAACCATTCCCTTGCTCTTTTCCGTAACATGTGGAGACTGGGCTGGACTCCTGATAATTATACTTTTCCTTTGGTTTTTAAGGCTTGTGGGGATTTAATGTGTTGTAGACTTGGTGCTTCGATTCatggtgttgtttttttaaccgGGTTTGAGTCTAATGTGTTTGTTTGTAATGCTATTGTGGCGATGTATGGAAGGTGTGGTGAATTGGACTGTGCGCGCAAACTGTTTGATGAAATGTGTGAAAGAAGGGTGTATGATTTGGTTTCGTGGAATTCGATTGTCGCTGTTTATGTGCAAAGAGGGGATTGTAAGAATGCGTTGAGGTTGTTTGATAGAATGTGTAAACTGGGTGATATTGATATGAGGCCGGATGTTGTTAGTCTTGTGAATGTGCTTCCTGCTTGCGCATCGATGGGTGCGTGGTTGCATGGTAAAGCAGTGCATGGAATTGCAGTGAGGAGTGGGTCGTTTGAGGATTTGTTTGTGGGTAATGCTTTGGTGGATATGTATGCGAAGTGTGGAATGGTGGATGAGGCAAGCAAGGTTTTTGACAGGATTAAGGAGAAGGATGTGGTATCTTGGAATGCTATGGTTAATGGGTATTCACAGATTGGTAGGTTTGAGGATGCTCTTGGTTTGTTTGAGAAGATGAGGGAGGAGAATATTGAGTTGAATGTTGTGTCTTGGAGTGCTGTTATTGCAGGATTTGCACAGAGAGGACTTGGGTGTGAAACTTTGGATGTGTTTCGGGAAATGCAAGTTTGTGGGTCGAAGCCAAATGAGGTTACCCTTGTGTCTCTTCTTTCTGGTTGTGCATCGGTTGGAGCATTGCTTCATGGGAAGGAGACTCATTGTTATGCCATAAAATGCATGTTGAACTTTGAGGGGAGTGATCTTGAGGATGATCTTATGGTGATTAATGCTTTAATTGACATGTATGCAAAGTGCAAAAGTATCAATGTGGCACGCACCATGTTTGATTCCATAGAACCAAAGG
This window contains:
- the LOC7485184 gene encoding pentatricopeptide repeat-containing protein At5g16860 encodes the protein MLFRHILLHHSRRFSSSAAITPPLITPTLLKQCNSVSQVNLIHQQTLVQGLITHFSTNLISTYIAISSPSHALSLLQNLTPSPSAVYFWNALIRCSIRPGLLNHSLALFRNMWRLGWTPDNYTFPLVFKACGDLMCCRLGASIHGVVFLTGFESNVFVCNAIVAMYGRCGELDCARKLFDEMCERRVYDLVSWNSIVAVYVQRGDCKNALRLFDRMCKLGDIDMRPDVVSLVNVLPACASMGAWLHGKAVHGIAVRSGSFEDLFVGNALVDMYAKCGMVDEASKVFDRIKEKDVVSWNAMVNGYSQIGRFEDALGLFEKMREENIELNVVSWSAVIAGFAQRGLGCETLDVFREMQVCGSKPNEVTLVSLLSGCASVGALLHGKETHCYAIKCMLNFEGSDLEDDLMVINALIDMYAKCKSINVARTMFDSIEPKDKDVVSWTVMIGGYAQHGEANDALELFSWIFKQDGLVKPNCFTISCALIACARLAALRLGRQIHAYILRNHFDSAFLYVANCLIDMYAKSGDIDVARFVFDNLKQKNFVSWTSLMTGYGMHGRGKEALEVFDEMRRVGLQSDGVTLLVVLYACSHSGMIDQGIKFFNSMSKEFGVIPGQEHYACMVDLLGRAGRLNEAMELIEGMQMEPSSIVWVALLSGCRIHANVELGEHAAKQLLELNSENDGSYTLLSNIYANARRWKDVARVRSLMKNSGIRKRPGCSWVQGKKGTTTFYVADKTHPQSKQIYEILRGLTQRIKVLGYVPETSFALHDVDDEEKVDLLFEHSEKLALAYGILISAPGAPIRITKNLRVCGDCHNAITYISMIIDHEIILRDSSRFHHFKKGSCSCSGYW